One Nocardioidaceae bacterium SCSIO 66511 genomic window carries:
- a CDS encoding single-stranded DNA-binding protein, with protein MTEEKTGMSRRERLEGEGDIAADFLEELLDIADLDGDIDMDVDGNRAAVSIVGAELTQLVGRDGEVLEALQELTRLAVLRETSERSRLMLDVGGFRAARREELESLAQSAIERVRESGESERLDPMTPFERKVVHDAVAAAGLTSESEGEEPGRRVVVQPLS; from the coding sequence GTGACTGAGGAGAAGACCGGTATGAGTCGGCGGGAGCGACTCGAGGGCGAAGGCGATATCGCCGCCGACTTCCTGGAAGAGCTCCTGGATATTGCCGATCTGGACGGTGACATCGATATGGATGTCGACGGGAATCGTGCGGCGGTGTCGATCGTGGGTGCTGAGCTAACTCAGTTGGTGGGTCGTGACGGTGAGGTACTGGAGGCACTTCAGGAGCTGACCCGGTTGGCCGTCCTCCGTGAGACGAGCGAGCGCTCCCGCTTGATGCTCGATGTAGGTGGCTTCCGGGCCGCTCGTCGTGAGGAGCTCGAGTCACTCGCGCAGTCGGCGATCGAGCGTGTTCGGGAGAGTGGTGAGTCGGAGCGTTTGGATCCGATGACCCCCTTCGAGCGCAAGGTCGTTCATGACGCTGTTGCGGCCGCTGGTCTGACGAGTGAGTCTGAGGGCGAGGAGCCGGGTCGGCGCGTTGTGGTGCAACCACTCTCGTGA